The Saccopteryx leptura isolate mSacLep1 chromosome 2, mSacLep1_pri_phased_curated, whole genome shotgun sequence genome has a window encoding:
- the OR9A2 gene encoding olfactory receptor 9A2 — protein MMINHSSATEFYLLGFPGSQEIHHILFATFFFFYSVTLMGNTVIIVIVCVDKRLQSPMYFFLGHLSALEALTTSVIVPVMLWGLLLPGMQTISLAGCAAQLFLYLALGTTEFALLGAMAVDRYVAVCNPLRYSIIMNSHACNWVVIVSWMFGFLSEIWPVYATFQLTFCKSNQLDHFYCDRGQLLKLSCNDTLLTEFVLFLMAVFIIIGSLAPTVVSYTYIISTILKIPTASGQRKAFSTCASHFTFVVIGYGSCLFLYVKPNQKQAAEYNKIVSLLISVLTPFLNPFIFTLRNDKVKEALRDGMKRYCQLFKD, from the coding sequence ATGATGATCAATCACTCTAGTGCCACTGAATTTTATCTCCTTGGCTTCCCTGGCTCCCAGGAAATACATCATATTCTTTTTGCtacattcttcttcttctactcAGTGACATTAATGGGGAACACGGTCATCATCGTGATTGTCTGTGTTGATAAACGTCTGCAGTCTCCCATGTACTTTTTCCTTGGCCACCTCTCTGCCTTGGAGGCCCTGACCACATCCGTTATCGTCCCCGTCATGCTCTGGGGGTTGCTGCTCCCTGGGATGCAGACCATATCTCTGGCTGGATGTGCCGCCCAGCTCTTCCTGTACCTTGCTTTGGGGACCACAGAGTTCGCATTGCTGGGAGCGATGGCTGTGGACCGTTACGTAGCTGTCTGTAACCCTCTGAGGTACAGCATCATTATGAACAGCCACGCCTGTAACTGGGTGGTAATTGTATCCTGGATGTTTGGGTTCCTTTCTGAAATCTGGCCAGTCTATGCCACATTTCAGCTTACCTTCTGCAAATCAAATCAGCTAGACCATTTTTATTGTGACCGAGGACAACTGCTCAAGCTATCCTGTAATGACACTCTTCTCACAGAGTTcgttctttttttaatggctgtgTTCATTATCATTGGTTCTCTGGCACCAACGGTTGTCTCCTACACCTACATCATCTCCACCATCCTCAAGATCCCCACCGCCTCTGGCCAGAGGAAAGCCTTCTCCACATGTGCCTCCCACTTCACCTTTGTTGTGATTGGCTATGGTAGCTGCCTGTTTCTCTACGTGAAACCCAACCAAAAGCAGGCAGCCGAGTACAATAAGATAGTTTCCCTGCTGATTTCTGTGTTAACCCCTTTCCTGAACCCTTTCATCTTCACCCTCCGGAATGACAAAGTCAAAGAAGCGCTTCGGGATGGAATGAAACGCTACTGTCAGCTTTTCAAGGATTAA